The Lysobacter enzymogenes genome window below encodes:
- a CDS encoding sensor histidine kinase, which produces MKSSGSLRSRLLWRMLGLQCLLLTAFGVLVALSLHAANVAVDEDNAVEVLQAALQRDAAGRLSLRDTADLRELREEIPRLWYVIRDEGGRELRHGPVPAEFAGIGGALDQVSQARLGYLFGDDRIAGARLKRVDAGFGPVRILTTEKGRVMSASRLMWMTLSLFATLILPLLAVMALVTAIATPKVVRWSLRSLEPVIEQARALDVERRGARLPEAGVPDEVRPLVSAVNGALSRYDEGFERRRRFLADAAHELRTPIAILSARLEAMPASPERERLLQDVARMSVLAEHLLDLQRLDRTEPQLEPLDLGELGQRVAADLAPLAIAAGYELAFDAQAAPVPVNGDALALERVLVNLVQNAIEYGGNRGTVTIRVGCRGSDGVVEVCDEGPGIPPAHRERVFERFFRLQPHERGAGVGLNLVRDIVSLHRGAVEAMDADGGGACFRVSLPLAAKTRGEA; this is translated from the coding sequence ATGAAATCCTCCGGCTCGCTGCGCAGCCGCTTGCTGTGGCGCATGCTCGGGCTGCAATGCCTGTTGCTGACCGCGTTCGGCGTGCTGGTGGCGCTGAGCCTGCACGCGGCCAACGTCGCGGTCGACGAAGACAATGCGGTGGAAGTGCTGCAGGCGGCGCTGCAACGCGACGCCGCCGGCCGCCTGAGCCTGCGCGACACCGCCGACCTGCGCGAGTTGCGCGAGGAGATCCCGCGGCTGTGGTACGTGATCCGCGACGAGGGCGGCCGCGAGCTGCGCCACGGCCCGGTGCCGGCCGAGTTCGCCGGCATCGGCGGCGCGCTCGATCAGGTCAGCCAGGCGCGCCTGGGCTATTTGTTCGGCGACGACCGCATCGCCGGCGCGCGGCTCAAGCGCGTCGACGCGGGCTTCGGCCCGGTGCGGATCCTGACCACCGAGAAGGGCCGGGTGATGTCGGCCTCGCGCCTGATGTGGATGACGCTGTCGCTGTTCGCGACCCTGATCCTGCCGCTGCTGGCGGTGATGGCGCTGGTGACCGCGATCGCCACGCCGAAGGTGGTGCGTTGGTCGCTGCGCAGCCTGGAGCCGGTGATCGAACAGGCGCGCGCGCTCGACGTGGAGCGGCGCGGCGCGCGCCTGCCCGAGGCCGGCGTGCCCGACGAGGTGCGGCCGCTGGTCAGCGCGGTCAACGGCGCGCTGTCGCGCTACGACGAGGGGTTCGAACGGCGCCGGCGCTTTCTCGCCGACGCCGCGCACGAGTTGCGCACGCCGATCGCGATCCTCAGCGCGCGCCTGGAAGCGATGCCGGCCTCGCCCGAGCGCGAGCGGCTGCTGCAGGACGTGGCGCGGATGTCGGTGCTGGCCGAGCACCTGCTGGACCTGCAACGGCTCGACCGCACCGAGCCGCAGCTGGAACCGTTGGACCTGGGCGAGCTGGGCCAGCGCGTGGCCGCCGATCTGGCGCCGCTGGCGATCGCCGCCGGCTACGAACTCGCGTTCGATGCCCAGGCCGCGCCGGTGCCGGTCAACGGCGATGCGCTGGCGCTGGAGCGGGTGCTGGTGAATCTGGTCCAGAACGCGATCGAGTACGGCGGCAACCGCGGCACGGTGACGATCCGGGTCGGCTGCCGCGGCAGCGACGGCGTGGTCGAGGTCTGCGACGAAGGGCCGGGCATTCCGCCGGCGCATCGCGAGCGCGTGTTCGAACGCTTCTTCCGTCTGCAGCCGCACGAGCGCGGCGCCGGAGTCGGGCTGAACCTGGTGCGCGACATCGTCAGCCTGCACCGCGGCGCGGTGGAGGCGATGGATGCGGACGGCGGCGGCGCGTGTTTCCGGGTGTCGCTGCCGTTGGCGGCGAAGACGCGCGGCGAGGCCTGA
- a CDS encoding DUF6053 domain-containing protein — MGRPSGPAFSFRVAANRNQSVAPEGLRASKTAP, encoded by the coding sequence GTGGGACGGCCTTCGGGCCCGGCGTTTTCGTTTCGGGTCGCCGCGAACCGGAACCAAAGCGTCGCGCCCGAAGGCCTTCGTGCAAGCAAGACCGCGCCCTGA
- a CDS encoding class I SAM-dependent methyltransferase codes for MSSPPLTPAVRAAAPRPAPARGDLWSFLRSWSRAPGRVGAIAPSGAALARLITAQIDAGTGPVLELGPGTGVFTRALLERGVAERDLTLIEFGPEFAQLLGERFPQARVLCADARRLRRARLFGEAGAGAVVSGLPLRNLPPRQRLAVLLGAFAQLGEDGAYYQFTYGLSFPLPRAWLERYGFKVQRLGRARLNLPPASVYRVTRRRDWRSMGV; via the coding sequence ATGAGCAGCCCGCCCCTGACCCCCGCCGTCCGCGCCGCCGCGCCGCGCCCAGCGCCCGCGCGCGGCGATTTGTGGTCGTTCCTGCGTTCGTGGTCGCGCGCGCCCGGGCGGGTCGGCGCGATCGCCCCGTCCGGCGCGGCGCTGGCGCGGCTGATCACCGCGCAGATCGACGCCGGCACCGGGCCGGTGCTGGAACTGGGCCCGGGCACCGGCGTGTTCACCCGCGCCTTGCTCGAACGCGGCGTGGCCGAACGCGACCTGACCCTGATCGAGTTCGGCCCGGAGTTCGCGCAGCTGCTCGGCGAACGCTTCCCGCAAGCGCGGGTGCTGTGCGCCGACGCGCGCCGCCTGCGCCGCGCGCGCCTGTTCGGCGAGGCCGGCGCCGGCGCGGTGGTCAGCGGCCTACCGCTGCGCAACCTGCCGCCGCGCCAGCGCCTGGCGGTGCTGCTCGGCGCGTTCGCCCAGCTCGGCGAGGACGGCGCCTATTACCAGTTCACTTACGGCCTGAGCTTCCCGCTGCCGCGCGCGTGGCTGGAGCGTTACGGCTTCAAGGTCCAGCGTCTGGGCCGGGCGCGCTTGAACCTGCCGCCGGCCTCGGTGTACCGGGTCACCCGTCGCCGCGACTGGCGGTCGATGGGGGTATGA
- a CDS encoding GGDEF domain-containing protein: MPVPSAPSPPADESARLLALGAYGLLDSVAESAYDDIVRLAATLCDTPAAAIALLDRERVWFKARVGVAPSELPRSHSICSELIWHSQPDRLLVIDDVAADPRFAALGLSLEDGRPLRFYAGAPLWTPDGHPLGTVCVLDAAPRALRAAQAEGLAALGRQIQHLFELRRYAMEQRRLLSEREAFALQLERAQADLQLRNEELLHSASHDALTGLLNRTALAQLQGNPETMRQLGRVAYTMMLIDVDHFKQVNDRYGHLLGDRALRAVADAVAGSIREGDVAIRYGGEEFLVVLPGTRLAVAAEVGERIRARVARSALPFALTVSIGVAAGEPGRDAPDHVFDRADQALYRAKAGGRDRLVADDG; the protein is encoded by the coding sequence GTGCCCGTTCCGTCCGCGCCGTCGCCGCCGGCCGACGAATCCGCGCGGCTGTTGGCGCTGGGCGCGTACGGCCTGCTCGACAGCGTGGCGGAGAGCGCCTACGACGACATCGTCCGCCTCGCCGCGACCCTGTGCGACACGCCGGCCGCGGCGATCGCCCTGCTCGACCGCGAGCGGGTCTGGTTCAAGGCCCGGGTCGGGGTCGCGCCGAGCGAACTGCCGCGTTCGCATTCGATCTGTTCGGAACTGATCTGGCATTCGCAGCCCGACCGCTTGCTGGTGATCGACGACGTCGCCGCCGACCCGCGCTTCGCCGCGCTCGGCCTGAGCCTGGAGGACGGCCGGCCGCTGCGTTTCTACGCCGGCGCGCCGCTGTGGACGCCCGACGGCCATCCGCTGGGAACGGTGTGCGTGCTCGACGCGGCGCCGCGCGCGCTGCGCGCGGCGCAGGCCGAAGGCCTGGCGGCGCTGGGGCGGCAGATCCAGCACCTGTTCGAACTGCGCCGTTACGCGATGGAGCAGCGCCGGCTGCTGTCCGAGCGCGAGGCGTTCGCGCTGCAGCTCGAACGCGCGCAGGCCGACCTGCAGCTGCGCAACGAAGAACTGCTGCACAGCGCCAGCCACGATGCCCTGACCGGGCTGCTCAACCGCACCGCGCTGGCGCAGTTGCAGGGCAATCCCGAGACCATGCGCCAGCTCGGCCGGGTCGCGTACACGATGATGTTGATCGACGTGGACCACTTCAAGCAGGTCAACGACCGCTACGGCCATCTGCTCGGCGATCGCGCGCTGCGCGCGGTCGCCGATGCGGTGGCCGGTTCGATCCGCGAAGGCGACGTGGCGATCCGCTACGGCGGCGAGGAATTCCTGGTGGTGTTGCCGGGCACGCGGCTGGCGGTCGCGGCCGAGGTCGGCGAGCGCATCCGCGCGCGGGTCGCGCGCTCGGCGCTGCCGTTCGCGCTGACCGTGTCGATCGGCGTGGCCGCGGGCGAGCCCGGGCGCGACGCGCCGGATCACGTGTTCGACCGCGCCGATCAGGCTCTGTACCGCGCCAAGGCCGGCGGCCGCGACCGGCTGGTGGCGGACGACGGCTGA
- a CDS encoding response regulator: protein MRILLIEDEPELAAALAAALKRYGMVADHAASLADGEAAAASQAHDVIVLDRGLPDGDGLALIPRLHARGLDTPVIVLTARGDLADRVVGLDAGADDYLVKPFAVEELLARLRALRRRPPRAETDTVRIGRLAFDLDARTGEVDGRALELPRRELLLLEALLRRCGRTVLRETIEQAVYGYDDEIQSNTLDAHVSRLRRRLAEAGAGVEIHGIRGVGYLLRESA, encoded by the coding sequence ATGCGCATCCTGTTGATCGAAGACGAACCCGAGCTGGCCGCGGCCCTGGCCGCCGCGCTCAAGCGCTACGGCATGGTCGCCGACCACGCCGCCAGCCTGGCCGACGGCGAGGCCGCGGCGGCGAGCCAGGCGCACGATGTGATCGTGCTCGACCGCGGACTGCCGGACGGCGACGGGCTGGCGCTGATCCCGCGCCTGCATGCGCGCGGGCTCGACACGCCGGTGATCGTGCTGACCGCGCGCGGCGATCTGGCCGACCGCGTGGTCGGCCTGGACGCCGGCGCCGACGATTATCTGGTCAAGCCGTTCGCGGTCGAAGAACTGCTGGCGCGCTTGCGCGCGCTGCGCCGGCGGCCGCCGCGCGCGGAGACCGACACGGTGCGGATCGGCCGGCTCGCGTTCGACCTGGACGCGCGCACCGGCGAAGTCGACGGCCGCGCGCTGGAGCTGCCGCGGCGCGAGCTGCTGTTGCTGGAAGCGCTGCTGCGCCGGTGCGGCCGCACCGTGCTGCGCGAAACCATCGAACAGGCGGTGTACGGCTACGACGACGAGATCCAGTCGAACACGCTCGACGCCCACGTCTCGCGCCTGCGCCGGCGCTTGGCCGAAGCCGGCGCGGGCGTGGAGATCCACGGCATCCGCGGGGTCGGCTATCTGTTGCGGGAGAGCGCATGA
- a CDS encoding HEAT repeat domain-containing protein, which translates to MNNPLQFASALLAAAVFGGIVGSSLTRASVAPNASPAQTRGGAANAAPASGAPRGNDLAAYTYPARGADSFDRNIQRARRDPAYLRELIGNYRFETELDRRGALLAVLQGVANQDVLRAGRELADSGDPRQRQLGLDLLKSFPLDVTEVRELLQRQLQDERDPAMLKQLVDMLAPTVIASEDAAPVLNRLDALRRHPDPAVRASSVLQSVQWNKSGDNEDILHRAILDSDAGVRQAAIAGINASGVRSDRLKDALLALAGDPRSDGETRNAAVFALQNFAMNRSEYALYRQAAERAVDGDGHEREYPMR; encoded by the coding sequence ATGAACAACCCGCTGCAATTCGCCAGCGCCCTGCTCGCTGCCGCCGTGTTCGGCGGCATCGTCGGCAGCTCGCTGACCCGCGCCTCGGTCGCGCCGAACGCATCGCCGGCGCAAACGCGCGGCGGGGCGGCGAACGCCGCGCCCGCATCGGGCGCGCCGCGCGGCAACGATCTGGCCGCCTACACTTACCCCGCGCGCGGCGCCGACAGCTTCGACCGCAACATCCAGCGCGCGCGCCGCGACCCGGCCTACCTGCGCGAACTGATCGGCAACTACCGCTTCGAAACCGAACTCGACCGCCGCGGCGCTCTGCTCGCGGTGCTGCAAGGCGTGGCCAACCAGGACGTGCTGCGCGCCGGCCGCGAACTGGCCGACAGCGGCGACCCGCGCCAGCGCCAGCTCGGCCTGGACCTGCTCAAGTCGTTCCCGCTCGACGTGACCGAAGTGCGCGAACTGCTGCAACGCCAGCTGCAGGACGAACGCGACCCGGCGATGCTCAAGCAGCTCGTCGACATGCTCGCGCCGACCGTGATCGCCAGCGAAGACGCCGCGCCCGTGCTGAACCGTCTCGACGCCCTGCGCCGCCACCCCGACCCGGCGGTGCGCGCCAGCAGCGTGCTGCAATCGGTGCAGTGGAACAAATCCGGCGACAACGAAGACATCCTGCACCGCGCCATCCTCGACAGCGACGCCGGCGTGCGCCAGGCCGCGATCGCCGGCATCAACGCCAGCGGCGTGCGCTCGGACCGGCTCAAGGACGCCCTGCTCGCGCTCGCCGGCGACCCGCGCAGCGACGGCGAGACCCGCAACGCCGCGGTGTTCGCGCTGCAGAACTTCGCCATGAACCGCAGCGAATACGCGCTGTACCGCCAGGCCGCCGAACGCGCGGTCGACGGCGACGGTCACGAACGCGAGTATCCGATGCGCTGA
- a CDS encoding VOC family protein codes for MAHRSRLAGFIIDCETGDIDAAARFWGGALGLPPGKAEDDEGALYVSLDQHPAHLYVAVQKVDHPSRVHLDIESDDIDAEAARLEKLGAKKLKFVKRWWVMEAPTGHRFCVVKMHHPEKGPAPNVWE; via the coding sequence ATGGCGCACCGCAGCCGCTTGGCCGGTTTCATCATCGATTGCGAGACCGGCGACATCGACGCCGCCGCGCGTTTCTGGGGCGGCGCGCTGGGCCTGCCGCCGGGCAAGGCCGAGGACGACGAGGGCGCGCTCTACGTCAGCCTGGACCAGCATCCCGCGCACCTGTACGTCGCGGTGCAGAAGGTCGACCACCCCTCACGCGTGCACCTGGACATCGAGAGCGACGATATCGACGCCGAAGCCGCGCGGCTGGAGAAGCTCGGCGCGAAGAAGCTCAAGTTCGTGAAGCGTTGGTGGGTCATGGAAGCGCCGACCGGGCATCGCTTCTGCGTGGTGAAGATGCACCACCCCGAAAAGGGTCCGGCGCCGAACGTCTGGGAGTGA